CCCTGCTGCGCGATGACGGGTGGTGCGAAGCGCCACGCCGGCGATGCGGCAATCAATTTTGCGAGCGCTGCGCCCTGCGTTTGCAAGGCCTGCGCCGAGAGCCCATCGGCCAGCACCAAAGCGGCGTCGTAAGGCCCCGGATGAAGACGAGCGCGACTGTCTGGCGCGAGACGCCGCCCGAAATCCGGGCGCTGCAAATATTGCGCGCGGTTTTCCGCTTGGCTTTTCACGACGATCGGTGAAGGGTCACCAAGTTCCATTATGAGGCGCTCGATATTGAGGCTCGCATGCACGGCATCGCGGGCGCGCGCATGAGCGAGTGCGAATTCGAGCACACGTTGCGTCGGCAGCGAATCGCCGGTTCGGCCGAGCGCGATGCGCGCCGTTGTCGCGCGCCGCAAATGCGCCCAAGCGTCACCGAAAGGGTCTTCATTGCTCATGACGATCCCAATAGTTTCGCTGCGCCGCCTTCGAGCCGCGGCCGCACGCGGCCTTTGTCGTCCATGATCCCCATGCGCATGAGCCAGGCTTCGAATTCCGGCGCAGGCCGCAGACCGAGCACACGGCGCGCATAAAGCGCGTCGTGATAGGAGGTCGATTGATAGCCGAGCATGATGTCGTCGGCACCGGGCACGCCCATGATGTAAGTACAGCCGGCGACGCCGAGCAGGGTCAGAAGCGTGTCCATGTCGTCTTGATCGGCTTCGGCGTGATTGGTGTAGCAAACATCGACGCCCATCGGCAGGCCCATGAGCTTGCCGCAGAAATGATCTTCCAATCCGGCGCGAATGATTTCCTTGCCGTCGTAGAGATATTCCGGGCCGATGAAGCCGACGACCGTATTGACGAGAAGCGGGCGATGGTGGCGCGCGACCGCATAGGCGCGCGCCTCCATCGTCTGCTGATCGACGCCATGATGCGCCTCGGCGGACAGCGCCGCGCCCTGGCCGGTCTCGAAATACATGAGATTGGCGCCGGGATTCGCGCGGCCGGTTGCACGGACGGCTTCATGCGCTTCATCGAGCATGGCGAGGCTCACACCAAATGCATCATTGGCGGCTTGCGAGCCAGCGATTGATTGAAAGACGAGGTCGACCGGGCCGTTCTTTTCCATCACCTGCAATGTGGTCGTGACATGTGCGAGCACGCAGGATTGGATCGGAATATCGAAGCGCTGACGCAATTCATCGACACGCTCCAACAATAGGAGCGCCCGCGCGGCACTGTCGGTCGCGGGGTTGATGCCGATACAGGCATCGCCGCAGCCATACATCAGCCCGTCGAGGATGGCAGCGCCGATGCCCGCAACGTCGTCGCTCGGATGGTTTGGCTGCAAGCGCACCGACAAGCGGCCGGGCAAGCCGATTGTCGTGCGGAACCTCGTGACGTTCGAGATTTTCCGCGCGGCGAGGATCAGATCCTGATTGCGCATGAGCTTGGAGACGGCCGCTGCCATCTCGGGCGTGATGCC
The Methyloferula stellata AR4 DNA segment above includes these coding regions:
- the eutC gene encoding ethanolamine ammonia-lyase subunit EutC; its protein translation is MSNEDPFGDAWAHLRRATTARIALGRTGDSLPTQRVLEFALAHARARDAVHASLNIERLIMELGDPSPIVVKSQAENRAQYLQRPDFGRRLAPDSRARLHPGPYDAALVLADGLSAQALQTQGAALAKLIAASPAWRFAPPVIAQQGRVALGDEITEALGTLLVVVLIGERPGLSASDSLGAYITYAPRAGVSKDSNRNCISNIRPDGLSLEDAAKRILAMIGLAQKLKCTGTLLKEDDALALDGGSA
- a CDS encoding ethanolamine ammonia-lyase subunit EutB; protein product: MSYATTIAGTRYVFDDLRTLLAYASPARAGDRLAGLAASSDEERVAARMALADVPLKDFLSEALIPYEEDDVTRLIVDSHDASAFATIGTLTVGAFRDWLLSDEATTEALKGLASGITPEMAAAVSKLMRNQDLILAARKISNVTRFRTTIGLPGRLSVRLQPNHPSDDVAGIGAAILDGLMYGCGDACIGINPATDSAARALLLLERVDELRQRFDIPIQSCVLAHVTTTLQVMEKNGPVDLVFQSIAGSQAANDAFGVSLAMLDEAHEAVRATGRANPGANLMYFETGQGAALSAEAHHGVDQQTMEARAYAVARHHRPLLVNTVVGFIGPEYLYDGKEIIRAGLEDHFCGKLMGLPMGVDVCYTNHAEADQDDMDTLLTLLGVAGCTYIMGVPGADDIMLGYQSTSYHDALYARRVLGLRPAPEFEAWLMRMGIMDDKGRVRPRLEGGAAKLLGSS